The following coding sequences lie in one Primulina huaijiensis isolate GDHJ02 chromosome 2, ASM1229523v2, whole genome shotgun sequence genomic window:
- the LOC140971573 gene encoding la-related protein 1C-like — translation MATDHSHSSLAAAAAAAEDDVGVNSPDSRRPDAWASVVRGNSERMSPPTASAVSAAPVFSSAPPGQALGSGNYLGETSGHEAQPESSDANSEGNAGGPRRSAWNIPSNSVVDGGSFMGGDVSWPALSESTRPGLRSSFDSVRPGSDLPASTSQAPIITTPPHRQVNANSAANSTAPPTRPRSRNRGGGGGGGSPSVSGPSQNNFGRPSNPPPPPPPPPPFPIFGLPYELIPPILNTPVRGTRPVGGGEGSQSHVGNDHSSPRNTSRRGGNYGSRPRGDGPYHSNHGGWRDQDRRDVHLSPHYGPPPPLGYMPPPIPAGAPPFMVPPPVRLIPGKMGFDMASPFIYVPTVHPEAFGVMSMVPPSPPPLSYPASNVNPLSNLIVSQIDYYFSDVNLMTDNFLKSNMDDHGWVPITLIASFPRVHLLTQDIPLILESLRCSTVVEVQGDKVRRVHEWDKWLNTSVATPENALATSLQETSLDDTTTNENGNIDAQVDMASGRLTGSSRLANGDDSVEEVHSISV, via the exons ATGGCGACGGATCACTCGCATAGTTCActcgccgccgccgccgccgccgccgaaGACGATGTTGGAGTTAACAGCCCCGATTCTCGGCGTCCGGATGCGTGGGCTTCCGTTGTTAGGGGCAATTCGGAACGGATGTCCCCTCCCACAGCTTCCGCCGTATCCGCAGCCCCTGTGTTTTCTTCAGCCCCGCCTGGGCAGGCTTTGGGTTCTGGTAATTATTTGGGTGAGACCTCGGGTCACGAAGCCCAGCCTGAGAGTTCTGATGCTAACAGTGAAGGCAATGCGGGTGGACCGAGGAGATCTGCTTGGAACATTCCCTCAAACAGCGTCGTTGACGGGGGTTCATTTATGGGTGGGGATGTTTCTTGGCCTGCTCTTTCTGAATCCACCCGGCCCGGTCTGAGATCTTCGTTCGATTCCGTTAGACCAGGTTCTGATTTACCAGCCTCTACTTCTCAG GCTCCTATAATAACGACACCTCCTCACAGACAAGTTAATGCTAATTCTGCTGCAAATAGTACAGCTCCTCCTACTAGGCCAAGATCTAGAAATCGtggaggaggaggtggtggaggGAGCCCCTCAGTGAGTGGACCATCTCAAAATAATTTTGGCAGGCCATCTAACCCACCACCACCcccgccgccgccgccaccaTTTCCGATTTTTGGATTGCCCTATGAGCTGATTCCTCCTATACTGAATACTCCTGTGAGAGGCACGAGACCTGTTGGAGGAGGTGAAGGTTCTCAGTCACATGTGGGAAATGATCATTCTTCCCCGAGAAATACTTCAAGAAGGGGGGGTAATTATGGGTCCCGCCCTCGTGGAGATGGCCCATATCATAGTAATCATGGAGGCTGGAGAGATCAAGATCGTAGAGATGTTCATCTTTCCCCTCATTATGGGCCTCCCCCTCCACTTGGATACATGCCACCTCCAATTCCCGCTGGTGCCCCCCCATTTATGGTGCCACCACCCGTGAGATTAATCCCTGGTAAAATGGGTTTTG ATATGGCATCTCCTTTTATCTATGTTCCAACAGTGCATCCGGAGGCCTTTGGGGTTATGTCCATGGTTCCTCCATCACCACCACCTCTGTCTTATCCTGCTTCAAATGTGAATCCATTATCTAATTTGATTGTTAGTCAAATAGATTATTATTTCAG TGATGTTAATTTGATGACTGATAATTTTCTGAAGTCAAACATGGATGATCACGGCTGGGTTCCCATTACTTTAATAGCCTCCTTTCCCCGA GTACATCTTTTGACACAGGATATCCCACTgattttggaatccttgagatgCTCGACAGTCGTGGAAGTACAG GGAGACAAGGTGAGGCGAGTTCATGAATGGGACAAATGGTTAAACACTTCTGTAGCTACACCCGAAAACGCCTTAGCTACATCATTACAGGAAACATCACTTGATGATACCACGACCAATGAAAATGGCAATATTGACGCCCAGGTAGATATGGCCTCTGGTCGGTTGACTGGATCGTCAAGGTTGGCTAATGGAGATGATAGTGTGGAAGAAGTCCACTCAATTAGCGTGTGA
- the LOC140971571 gene encoding uncharacterized protein translates to MSRCFPYPPPGCTLSRSSEDTLIESIKLQKERVKAKEQRKERIKEKKERRKEEDKRKERKEKQIQIRTQISMIFQRDNMTRIFGQVSIIWKKVASLMSVSSLFVCAFLALPRTAPKIAPKGRENPSPLIAGMAMAMLSEYRWPQKNKIIPIR, encoded by the exons ATGTCTCGGTGCTTTCCCTACCCGCCACCAGGGTGTACACTGAGCAGATCCAGCGAAGATACCTTGATCGAATCGATTAAG CTCCAAAAAGAAAGGGTGAAAGCCAAGGAACAACGGAAGGAGaggataaaagagaaaaaagagagaagaaaagaGGAGGATAAAAGGAAAGAGAGGAAGGAGAAGCAAATCCAAATCAGAACTCAGATAAGTATGATATTTCAAAGGGACAATATGACAAGAATTTTTGGGCAAGTATCGATCATTTGGAAAAAAGTGGCCTCACTGATGAGTGTGAGCAGCCTATTTGTTTGCGCATTCCTAGCACTTCCTCGGACAGCACCGAAAATAGCACCAAAAGGAAGAGAGAATCCTTCCCCGTTGATTGCAGGCATGGCCATG GCAATGTTATCAGAATACAGATGGCCTCAAAAGAACAAAATTATTCCAATTCGTTAG
- the LOC140971575 gene encoding probable cinnamyl alcohol dehydrogenase 6, which translates to MAQTTPHHTQTVSGWAAHDSSGKVVPYTFKRRENGINDVTLKILYCGVCHTDIHHIKNDWGITMYPVVPGHEITGIITKVGSNVTKFKVGDRAGVGCLAATCLDCEFCKDDQENYCDQVQFTYNGIFWDGSITYGGYSEFLVADHRYVVRVPENLAMDAAAPLLCAGITVYCPMKDNNLVDSSGKRVGIVGLGGLGHVAVKFAKAFGHHVTIISTSPSKETEAKERLGADDFILSTNTKQMLSKKRTLDFILDTVSAKHSLGPTLELLKVNGTLVIVGAPDEPIDLPSFPLIFGKRVVKGSMIGSIKETQEMMDLCGKHNITCDIEVVTTQNINEALDRLANNDVKYRFVIDIAGESSKLQRILQLSSLSEFLY; encoded by the exons ATGGCCCAAACAACTCCACATCACACGCAGACCGTCTCCGGCTGGGCTGCCCATGATTCCTCTGGCAAAGTAGTTCCTTACACCTTTAAACGCAG AGAAAATGGTATCAATGACGTTACACTCAAGATTCTTTATTGTGGGGTATGCCACACCGATATCCATCATATCAAGAACGACTGGGGCATTACCATGTACCCTGTGGTTCCCgg GCATGAAATTACTGGGATTATAACGAAAGTGGGGAGCAATGTGACCAAGTTCAAGGTGGGAGATCGGGCGGGAGTGGGGTGCTTGGCTGCTACGTGCCTGGATTGCGAGTTTTGCAAGGACGATCAAGAGAATTACTGCGACCAAGTTCAGTTCACCTACAATGGCATTTTCTGGGATGGTTCCATCACTTATGGGGGCTACTCCGAATTTCTTGTCGCGGATCACAG ATATGTGGTACGTGTGCCGGAGAACTTGGCGATGGATGCTGCGGCGCCTCTTTTATGTGCTGGAATCACTGTGTATTGTCCTATGAAAGACAATAACTTGGTGGACTCAAGTGGGAAAAGAGTAGGCATAGTTGGACTTGGAGGCCTAGGccatgttgctgtcaaatttgCAAAGGCTTTTGGGCATCATGTAACTATAATTAGCACATCTCCCTCCAAAGAGACAGAAGCCAAAGAGAGACTAGGTGCTGATGATTTCATTCTCAGCACCAATACTAAACAAATGCTG TCCAAGAAAAGGACACTAGATTTTATTTTGGACACAGTATCTGCCAAACACTCCCTTGGACCAACCTTGGAGTTATTGAAGGTGAACGGGACTCTGGTGATAGTGGGCGCACCGGATGAGCCCATTGATCTTCCATCTTTCCCATTGATTTTTG GGAAAAGAGTGGTGAAAGGGAGTATGATAGGAAGCATAAAAGAAACACAAGAGATGATGGATTTATGTGGGAAACACAACATAACATGTGACATTGAAGTTGTCACCACCCAAAATATCAATGAAGCGTTGGATCGGCTCGCGAACAATGATGTCAAGTATCGTTTCGTGATCGATATTGCCGGAGAATCTTCCAAACTTCAGAGAATTCTACAGCTTTCTTCGTTATCTGAGTTTCTGTATTGA
- the LOC140971572 gene encoding uncharacterized protein isoform X1 — translation MDPVATVVDKLKEYTKSTQYFARGLLSRRKDSDNRSPIEILKRLQREAFSDIMKLRDRQDKVERILTFHKSSKGNPFQEASTHVRGKVDVLGGFFIMDGVDIHKCDVLQRSGIRTGIDARFTFETAVREKDTFLAEFTAGEKGQGDSFGGPLSLTKVFYGAHFSNLFSAVAVPIGARCRDVEVGTDSHRERALTDYSEFCPPLLNQHSDSAIGITVRKSNVVASLAHFVSGLRTQVPSAGITLGTFGQVVWQLSRSTKLSLLGMHQVSRSSSQRISLGALALPISLFKRNRISEISREEDSPTGREGHLSDGSIALMVNSELGENTRIGGWIETKNSDPGYFQWAVTMRDTPEGEFGWGLTLRGSLQGRKSWDHFQVETYLNLDIGKGFKVQPALMYVMDESTQFSALMLRSSWSL, via the exons ATGGACCCAGTTGCCACAGTGGTCGATAAACTGAAAGAATATACGAAATCTACGCAATATTTTGCTCGCGGTCTCCTCAGTAGGCGAAAAGATTCTGACAACCGAAGTCCG ATTGAAATCTTGAAGCGGTTGCAACGAGAAGCTTTTTCGGATATCATGAAGCTCAGGGACAGGCAAGACAAGGTGGAACGGATCCTTACTTTCCATAAATCTTCCAAGGGAAATCCGTTTCAGGAAGCAAGTACTCATGTGAGAGGAAAAGTGGATGTGCTGGGCGGATTCTTCATTATGGATGGAGTTGACATACATAAATGTGATGTATTACAAAGATCAGGCATTAGGACGGGTATTGATGCGAGATTTACATTTGAAACTGCTGTCCGTGAGAAAGATACATTTCTGGCAGAGTTTACGGCTGGTGAAAAAGGGCAAGGCGATTCGTTTGGTGGGCCACTTTCACTTACAAAAGTTTTCTATGGAGCACATTTTAGTAATTTGTTCTCTGCAGTTGCAGTTCCAATTGGTGCACGATGCAGGGATGTTGAAGTTGGAACAGATTCTCATCGG GAAAGGGCCCTTACTGATTATTCTGAGTTTTGTCCTCCTCTTCTGAATCAACATAGTGACAGTGCCATTGGCATAACGGTGAGAAAGTCAAATGTTGTTGCCTCATTGGCTCATTTTGTTTCTGGTCTACGAACCCAAGTTCCTTCTGCTGGAATTACACTTGGCACTTTTGGTCAAGTTGTTTGGCAACTCTCTAGAAGCACAAAGCTCTCCCTTCTTGGCATGCACCAAGTGTCTAGGTCATCGAGTCAGAGGATTAGTCTTGGTGCATTGGCTCTCCCTATTAGCCTATTCAAACGGAATAGAATTTCAGAGATATCCAGGGAGGAAGATAGTCCTACAGGTCGGGAAGGACACCTCTCGGATGGATCTATTGCTCTGATGGTAAACTCAGAACTTGGTGAGAATACAAGAATTGGAGGCTGGATCGAGACCAAAAACTCAGACCCCGGATATTTCCAATGGGCAGTGACAATGCGTGATACCCCTGAAGGTGAATTCGGGTGGGGTTTGACCTTGAGAGGTTCACTACAAGGCCGGAAAAGTTGGGATCATTTCCAGGTTGAAACATATTTGAACTTGGACATTGGTAAAGGATTTAAAGTACAACCAGCTCTGATGTATGTGATGGATGAATCCACTCAATTTTCAGCCCTAATGCTCCGATCAAGTTGGTCCCTATGA
- the LOC140971572 gene encoding uncharacterized protein isoform X2, producing MKLRDRQDKVERILTFHKSSKGNPFQEASTHVRGKVDVLGGFFIMDGVDIHKCDVLQRSGIRTGIDARFTFETAVREKDTFLAEFTAGEKGQGDSFGGPLSLTKVFYGAHFSNLFSAVAVPIGARCRDVEVGTDSHRERALTDYSEFCPPLLNQHSDSAIGITVRKSNVVASLAHFVSGLRTQVPSAGITLGTFGQVVWQLSRSTKLSLLGMHQVSRSSSQRISLGALALPISLFKRNRISEISREEDSPTGREGHLSDGSIALMVNSELGENTRIGGWIETKNSDPGYFQWAVTMRDTPEGEFGWGLTLRGSLQGRKSWDHFQVETYLNLDIGKGFKVQPALMYVMDESTQFSALMLRSSWSL from the exons ATGAAGCTCAGGGACAGGCAAGACAAGGTGGAACGGATCCTTACTTTCCATAAATCTTCCAAGGGAAATCCGTTTCAGGAAGCAAGTACTCATGTGAGAGGAAAAGTGGATGTGCTGGGCGGATTCTTCATTATGGATGGAGTTGACATACATAAATGTGATGTATTACAAAGATCAGGCATTAGGACGGGTATTGATGCGAGATTTACATTTGAAACTGCTGTCCGTGAGAAAGATACATTTCTGGCAGAGTTTACGGCTGGTGAAAAAGGGCAAGGCGATTCGTTTGGTGGGCCACTTTCACTTACAAAAGTTTTCTATGGAGCACATTTTAGTAATTTGTTCTCTGCAGTTGCAGTTCCAATTGGTGCACGATGCAGGGATGTTGAAGTTGGAACAGATTCTCATCGG GAAAGGGCCCTTACTGATTATTCTGAGTTTTGTCCTCCTCTTCTGAATCAACATAGTGACAGTGCCATTGGCATAACGGTGAGAAAGTCAAATGTTGTTGCCTCATTGGCTCATTTTGTTTCTGGTCTACGAACCCAAGTTCCTTCTGCTGGAATTACACTTGGCACTTTTGGTCAAGTTGTTTGGCAACTCTCTAGAAGCACAAAGCTCTCCCTTCTTGGCATGCACCAAGTGTCTAGGTCATCGAGTCAGAGGATTAGTCTTGGTGCATTGGCTCTCCCTATTAGCCTATTCAAACGGAATAGAATTTCAGAGATATCCAGGGAGGAAGATAGTCCTACAGGTCGGGAAGGACACCTCTCGGATGGATCTATTGCTCTGATGGTAAACTCAGAACTTGGTGAGAATACAAGAATTGGAGGCTGGATCGAGACCAAAAACTCAGACCCCGGATATTTCCAATGGGCAGTGACAATGCGTGATACCCCTGAAGGTGAATTCGGGTGGGGTTTGACCTTGAGAGGTTCACTACAAGGCCGGAAAAGTTGGGATCATTTCCAGGTTGAAACATATTTGAACTTGGACATTGGTAAAGGATTTAAAGTACAACCAGCTCTGATGTATGTGATGGATGAATCCACTCAATTTTCAGCCCTAATGCTCCGATCAAGTTGGTCCCTATGA
- the LOC140971574 gene encoding monooxygenase 2-like isoform X2, whose amino-acid sequence MDSAKCENIVVVGAGISGLATALGLHRLGIRSLVLESSENLRITGFALTMWTNAWRALDALGIGDLLRKSSVQIQGYQLASANSNQPTSQRSSEANVKFKFENRCVRRKILLETLAGELPEGTIRFSSKVVLIEESGKFKLVHLADGSVIKTKVLIGCDGVNSIVAKWLGLQNAVSCGRSSIRGFVNYPNPHVYEPKIHVHLEGGVRYGLIPSSDKSVYWACTFDPSIFKHEGDEPTPAEMKQFVVANVRSAPIQVSDVLGRTELDFINYAPLKFRLPWNILLGNILKNNVCVAGDAFHPMTPDLGQGGCSALEGGVILARCLGEAFLAKTKGHEQANDDEFVRIEKGLEKYVKERRWRCFSLISIAYLFGLVQQKEGKVISYLRKKFLSNYFAVTMVKMADFECGKLSVPIP is encoded by the exons ATGGACTCGGCGAAATGTGAAAATATTGTTGTAGTTGGGGCTGGCATTTCGGGTCTGGCCACGGCATTGGGGCTTCACAG ATTGGGGATACGGAGCCTGGTGTTAGAATCATCGGAGAATTTAAGGATTACTGGGTTTGCGCTGACGATGTGGACAAATGCGTGGAGGGCGCTGGATGCACTTGGGATTGGAGATTTGCTGAGGAAAAGCTCTGTGCAAATTCAAGG ATATCAACTTGCTTCAGCGAATTCCAACCAACCTACTTCTCAGAGATCCTCTGAGGCAAATGTCAAATT caaatttgaaaaccgatgTGTGAGAAGGAAAATTTTATTAGAAACCTTGGCGGGTGAATTGCCGGAGGGAACCATCCGATTCTCTTCAAAAGTTGTTTTGATCGAAGAATCTGGGAAATTCAAACTAGTGCATCTTGCCGATGGATCGGTTATAAAAACTAAA GTGTTGATTGGGTGTGATGGAGTGAATTCTATAGTAGCAAAATGGCTGGGGCTTCAAAATGCAGTTAGCTGTGGGAGATCATCAATAAGAGGATTTGTAAACTACCCGAATCCACACGTATACGAACCGAAGATCCACGTGCATCTGGAGGGTGGAGTGCGATATGGCCTTATTCCTAGTAGTGACAAAAGTGTGTATTGGGCATGCACTTTCGATCCTTCCATCTTCAAAC ATGAAGGGGACGAACCAACCCCTGCAGAAATGAAGCAATTTGTGGTGGCCAATGTTCGAAGTGCACCAATACAAGTATCTGACGTTTTAGGGAGAACCGAGTTAGACTTCATCAACTATGCTCCTTTGAAATTCAGACTACCTTGGAACATTTTACTAGGAAATATTCTGAAAAACAACGTTTGTGTAGCCGGGGACGCGTTTCATCCTATGACACCGGATTTGGGGCAAGGTGGATGTTCCGCCTTGGAAGGCGGTGTTATTCTTGCTAGGTGTCTTGGTGAGGCTTTCTTAGCAAAAACGAAAGGACACGAGCAAGCAAACGATGATGAATTTGTGAGAATTGAAAAGGGGTTGGAGAAGTATGTCAAAGAAAGGAGATGGAGATGTTTTAGCCTTATTAGTATTGCTTATTTGTTTGGTTTGGTTCAACAAAAAGAAGGGAAGGTCATCAGCTATTTGAGGAAGAAGTTCTTGAGTAATTATTTTGCGGTGACTATGGTGAAGATGGCTGATTTTGAATGCGGGAAGTTGAGTGTTCCGATTCCTTGA
- the LOC140971574 gene encoding monooxygenase 2-like isoform X1, translated as MPNQIKLSGKYDKINLMDSAKCENIVVVGAGISGLATALGLHRLGIRSLVLESSENLRITGFALTMWTNAWRALDALGIGDLLRKSSVQIQGYQLASANSNQPTSQRSSEANVKFKFENRCVRRKILLETLAGELPEGTIRFSSKVVLIEESGKFKLVHLADGSVIKTKVLIGCDGVNSIVAKWLGLQNAVSCGRSSIRGFVNYPNPHVYEPKIHVHLEGGVRYGLIPSSDKSVYWACTFDPSIFKHEGDEPTPAEMKQFVVANVRSAPIQVSDVLGRTELDFINYAPLKFRLPWNILLGNILKNNVCVAGDAFHPMTPDLGQGGCSALEGGVILARCLGEAFLAKTKGHEQANDDEFVRIEKGLEKYVKERRWRCFSLISIAYLFGLVQQKEGKVISYLRKKFLSNYFAVTMVKMADFECGKLSVPIP; from the exons ATGCCCAATCAAATCAAACTAAGTGGAAAATATG ACAAGATTAATCTAATGGACTCGGCGAAATGTGAAAATATTGTTGTAGTTGGGGCTGGCATTTCGGGTCTGGCCACGGCATTGGGGCTTCACAG ATTGGGGATACGGAGCCTGGTGTTAGAATCATCGGAGAATTTAAGGATTACTGGGTTTGCGCTGACGATGTGGACAAATGCGTGGAGGGCGCTGGATGCACTTGGGATTGGAGATTTGCTGAGGAAAAGCTCTGTGCAAATTCAAGG ATATCAACTTGCTTCAGCGAATTCCAACCAACCTACTTCTCAGAGATCCTCTGAGGCAAATGTCAAATT caaatttgaaaaccgatgTGTGAGAAGGAAAATTTTATTAGAAACCTTGGCGGGTGAATTGCCGGAGGGAACCATCCGATTCTCTTCAAAAGTTGTTTTGATCGAAGAATCTGGGAAATTCAAACTAGTGCATCTTGCCGATGGATCGGTTATAAAAACTAAA GTGTTGATTGGGTGTGATGGAGTGAATTCTATAGTAGCAAAATGGCTGGGGCTTCAAAATGCAGTTAGCTGTGGGAGATCATCAATAAGAGGATTTGTAAACTACCCGAATCCACACGTATACGAACCGAAGATCCACGTGCATCTGGAGGGTGGAGTGCGATATGGCCTTATTCCTAGTAGTGACAAAAGTGTGTATTGGGCATGCACTTTCGATCCTTCCATCTTCAAAC ATGAAGGGGACGAACCAACCCCTGCAGAAATGAAGCAATTTGTGGTGGCCAATGTTCGAAGTGCACCAATACAAGTATCTGACGTTTTAGGGAGAACCGAGTTAGACTTCATCAACTATGCTCCTTTGAAATTCAGACTACCTTGGAACATTTTACTAGGAAATATTCTGAAAAACAACGTTTGTGTAGCCGGGGACGCGTTTCATCCTATGACACCGGATTTGGGGCAAGGTGGATGTTCCGCCTTGGAAGGCGGTGTTATTCTTGCTAGGTGTCTTGGTGAGGCTTTCTTAGCAAAAACGAAAGGACACGAGCAAGCAAACGATGATGAATTTGTGAGAATTGAAAAGGGGTTGGAGAAGTATGTCAAAGAAAGGAGATGGAGATGTTTTAGCCTTATTAGTATTGCTTATTTGTTTGGTTTGGTTCAACAAAAAGAAGGGAAGGTCATCAGCTATTTGAGGAAGAAGTTCTTGAGTAATTATTTTGCGGTGACTATGGTGAAGATGGCTGATTTTGAATGCGGGAAGTTGAGTGTTCCGATTCCTTGA
- the LOC140961649 gene encoding protein FD-like — protein MDDVWKDLSLSSHNHDSTTSVSAAQPPISELDFQDLFSCPLNQIHRSKSDEQKSYSSTVSKPQIKNSRSASGPCVDENARDRKMIRLMKNRESAARSRARKQAYTYELELEVAHLLKENARLRQQQEMLCVEAGDRRPKNHRLYSLYRTLTAPF, from the exons ATGGATGATGTGTGGAAAGACCTCAGCCTCTCTTCCCACAACCACGACTCCACCacctccgtctccgccgcgcagCCACCAATCTCCGAGCTGGACTTCCAAGACTTGTTTTCCTGCCCCTTGAACCAAATTCATCGGTCTAAAAGTGATGAACAAAAGAGTTACAGCAGTACTGTTTCAAAACCACAGATAAAGAATAGTCGATCTGCTTCTG GTCCCTGTGTTGATGAAAATGCGCGTgacagaaaaatgatcagatTGATGAAGAACAGAGAGTCGGCAGCCAGGTCTAGAGCAAGAAAACAG GCATATACGTACGAGTTAGAGCTTGAGGTTGCACATTTATTGAAAGAGAATGCCAGGCTTAGGCAACAACAAGAAATG CTGTGTGTTGAAGCTGGCGATCGACGTCCCAAAAATCATAGGCTTTACAGCCTTTACAGAACTTTAACAGCCCCATTTTGA